A stretch of Bradyrhizobium sp. AZCC 2262 DNA encodes these proteins:
- the holA gene encoding DNA polymerase III subunit delta: MVALRGKDIDAFLARPDAGRPIILLYGPDAGLVRERADALIASAVDDPNDPFSLVRLDGDELSAEPSRLVDEAMTIPMFGGRRAIRVRAGSRSFASGVDTLADMPLKDCRIVIEAGELRPESPLRKACERAKTAVAIACYPDTERDLARLIDEELRTSNLRIAADARAVLMSLLGGDRQASRNELRKLALYAHGKGEIALDDVMTVVSDASELKLDPIVDGAFAGKPDLVESEFAKAMVAGTYPGVIISAAQRQAAWLHKSALAVAEGTPVSTLLESGYPRLHFSRKGAVEIALRNFNATRLAAIIDQLGTAALDMRKQASLASAIGLRTLLSIAANAKRRG, from the coding sequence TTGGTCGCGCTCCGCGGAAAAGACATCGACGCTTTTCTCGCCCGGCCCGATGCCGGCCGCCCTATCATCCTGCTTTATGGCCCGGATGCCGGACTGGTCCGCGAGCGCGCTGACGCGCTGATCGCCTCCGCCGTCGACGACCCCAACGATCCCTTCTCGCTGGTGCGACTGGACGGCGACGAACTGTCGGCCGAACCATCGCGGCTGGTCGATGAAGCCATGACGATCCCGATGTTCGGCGGCCGTCGCGCCATTCGCGTGCGCGCCGGCTCGCGCAGTTTCGCCAGCGGCGTCGATACGCTGGCCGATATGCCCTTGAAGGATTGCCGTATCGTGATCGAGGCGGGTGAGCTGCGGCCGGAATCGCCGCTGCGCAAGGCCTGCGAGCGTGCCAAGACCGCGGTCGCCATCGCCTGCTATCCCGATACTGAGCGCGACCTTGCCAGACTGATCGACGAGGAATTGCGGACTTCCAATTTACGGATCGCCGCGGACGCGCGCGCCGTACTGATGTCGTTGCTCGGCGGCGACCGCCAGGCCTCGCGCAATGAACTTCGCAAGCTGGCGCTCTATGCCCACGGCAAGGGCGAGATCGCGCTCGACGATGTCATGACCGTCGTCTCCGATGCGTCCGAGCTGAAGCTGGATCCGATCGTGGATGGCGCCTTTGCCGGCAAGCCGGACCTGGTCGAAAGCGAGTTTGCAAAGGCGATGGTCGCCGGCACCTATCCCGGCGTGATCATCTCCGCCGCGCAGCGCCAGGCGGCATGGCTGCACAAATCGGCACTCGCGGTGGCCGAAGGCACTCCCGTCTCGACCTTGCTCGAAAGCGGCTATCCGCGCCTGCATTTCTCGCGCAAGGGCGCCGTCGAAATCGCGCTGCGTAATTTCAACGCAACACGGCTGGCCGCCATCATCGATCAGCTCGGAACGGCCGCGCTCGACATGCGCAAACAGGCCTCGCTGGCGTCGGCCATCGGGCTTCGGACGCTGCTCTCGATCGCGGCGAACGCGAAGCGGCGGGGGTGA
- the lptE gene encoding LPS assembly lipoprotein LptE, with amino-acid sequence MSLARTRIAVRLIAVAALAALTAGCFQPMYTERNDGKPGLREKLMGVEIPPVDKPNASREARIQVEIRNALAFKLYGNATGMPPTHRLVLRFGTSRSSLMLDPATALPSSENYGIDAQYNLIDLATNKSVMTGTTFSRVSYDIPGQLQRFARARAFRDAEDRAANEIAENIQTRLASFFYAGT; translated from the coding sequence ATGTCGTTGGCTAGAACCCGGATCGCCGTTCGGCTCATCGCCGTCGCCGCTCTGGCGGCGCTCACGGCCGGCTGTTTCCAGCCGATGTACACCGAACGTAATGACGGCAAGCCCGGCCTGCGGGAAAAGCTGATGGGCGTGGAAATCCCGCCGGTCGACAAGCCCAACGCGTCGCGGGAAGCCCGAATCCAGGTGGAGATCCGCAACGCGCTGGCGTTCAAGCTCTACGGCAACGCCACCGGCATGCCGCCGACGCATCGGCTGGTGTTGCGCTTTGGGACCTCGCGTTCGTCGCTGATGCTCGATCCCGCCACGGCGCTGCCGTCGAGCGAAAACTACGGCATCGACGCGCAGTACAATCTGATCGACCTCGCCACCAACAAGTCGGTCATGACGGGCACGACCTTCTCGCGCGTGTCCTATGACATTCCCGGCCAGTTGCAGCGCTTCGCCCGTGCCCGCGCCTTCCGCGACGCCGAGGATCGCGCCGCCAACGAGATTGCGGAAAACATCCAGACCCGGCTGGCGTCGTTCTTCTACGCCGGCACCTGA